The Salvia miltiorrhiza cultivar Shanhuang (shh) chromosome 2, IMPLAD_Smil_shh, whole genome shotgun sequence DNA window CTCCAAATCATGTTCTCATCTTGGGCCTGGCTGTAACTATTAGTCTATTACTAGTAAAAAGTGCACTCTTACTCACGCTCAACGTTCACAATCATCATCTTTCTAACTCTATTTTTTTGGTCcgtttatactccctccgttccgaCTATcttgagacttttttttttttttttatcacgaaaattaaaaaagtactgatgaaaaagtgaaaagatgaataaagagtaaaaattttgccaaataaataaatgtctTAAAATAGATGAAacgctcaaaaagaaaaatgtctcaagataggtgagacgaagggagtaaaaaATTTTCCTATTCACTTCGGACATAATCTCATTAACTATTACTATCTTTTAAATTCTTATATAATAAACTCACTAActatatcatttttttaatttgtggaaCTTTTTTCTACTCACCAAatatacaattaatttttttttaaatcatgtgTCCACATAATCGAGAAAAATATTTCGTGGAATGAGAaagtacatttttttattaaatgaatataaatttttaaaaaaacatgTTACAATGGAGTCGAATTCAAGGTCTTTAGCTTTGaacgtttttctttttttttttgctcagATTTTAAACGTTAATTATTCTAACACTATATCAAACAcactcatacgttataaaaatTGTCACTCATATAAATTTTTGTCAATAACAAAAACTCGGCTAGTAAGAGAGACGATATGAACCCAACTTGTGATTCAATCTCCTtcaaatttattgaaattaattaaagtttgtAATTCACACGTATAATTATGTTGAATGAAATTTTATTTCGAATTTATTGTTTTCATTCAAACTTATTCATAACGGTGTTAATTAACATGCCCATGTCATTTTCAAGATAACAATATTACACCAAAAACACGTAAATGAAACATAAACTTCAATTCCACATTAATTCCAAATTATATAGTACATTTAACCTTTGCATCATTGTTGTATCACACATAtcactctcactctcactctcactctcaactctcactctctctcccaTATTTCCTACTTGTCTCATATCTTTCTTACATTCAAAAATTCCGATCACAATTTAATCATTCAATTCTAGCTTAGCCATGGAAGAAACTCAGGCGTCAACAAACGTAGAAGCGGGGCCGTCGCCGTGGCCTGAGCTGCTCGGCGGCAACGACTGGAACGGCCTACTGGAGCCCCTAAACCTTGACctccgccgcctcatcctccgctGCGGCGACTTCTGCCAAGCCACCTACGATGCCTTCAACAACGATGAAGCTGACTCAAACACTCCATCAATAAGGGGAGTTTATTTTTGAAGATTAACCttgttatataaaaatattaaagttaATTCTTGTTTACTTATATTGATTGGAACTTAATTTGAGATATTCAAATGTtcttaattatttcaattatttgagctaattttatttgatttttatcacATTGAAAAAATGAGTTTAGAGAAcaagaataaaatatttaatcatagAAAGTAAACACtcaatattttaattgtttaaagAAATACATATACATTAACAATAACAAAATTAACAACAAAAGAAACCGAAgacaaaaagaaataaaagagaCATGTACCAAATTATAGTTActaattaacatataaaactCCTCTTTATTCCATTGACTACATGCACCACCATCTAGACTAATTGTCTGAAAATTATGTTAGAGCATCAGCAATGGGGGATCAATAGTGGGTGCGAGCCCCCTTTTTGTGAGCCCCCACCAATATTGCTGCACCCCCGTTGCGCGAACTCGGAGCACCCCTCCGCTCCGGGTGCAATGGTGAAAAGGGGAGGGCGCGTGCAAGTCACTCCCCTATTATCCACGTGGCAAATTATAATTGAGAAGATAGATTTGTTTTAAAGAGCCAAGGGTAGGCTCTCCCATTATGGAGAGTGGGTGCAATAGTGGTGTGAACCACAATTGTGAGCCAAGGTGGGctcaccattgtggatgctcttagggGCGTTTATTTTAAAAGGTTATTATATCTTGAGAGCTagacaaaaataataagattaatccctcatttattttgatggattgaaactttagaATATCCCAAAATcatatttctatcatttaatataaatttgcttgatttttatttcattaaaaggTGGAATTGAAAAAATCCtattaataaaaatactaaATCGAGCATTTATCattaatcatgcaaagtaaacatccTTAAATTTAGTAACAACACAAACCTAATTACAATGATAGACCATTTGAAACcaaataatcataattaaagaAATTAACTGGAACTTAGAGCATTAATTAATCAGAACGAAAAGATATATATCAACTTGGAGTAACTTCTTTTCGTTTTAGTTATTTTCGGCTTTCACAAGCTGCTTTGATAAGAGATTGGAGGAAATATTTGCTGCGACATAGATGCCGCTTTCTTCAAGGCTGAAAATCGGTGTGCTGCGAAATGAGGGTGGAGTTATGgtgcagtggcggatccagaatATTTAAATTGGGGGTGcgataaataattacatgatcataaatttaaaaaatatttaataataaacatAAACTTCCCCAaatattgtttaattttgaAGTTTAGGATTTGTTTTAAAGTTGAGCTTATATATTTGTTTGaggttatatttttaattagggtgcaaaaactaaatctaaaataatttacatataaaaaatattattattattattattattattattattattattattattattattattattattattattttttggggaTGCAGTTGTACCCCCACGTTCTATGCTAGATCCGCTGTTGTTCTGGTGCAAGCTAGAGCTCGGACTGCTCGTTGTTTCCATGGCTGCATGCGTGTTAATGAAGAGGAAGCAATGGGCTTTCATGAGGCATTGTCGTGGATAAAAAGTTTAGGCCTTGGTCAAGTGGTGTTTCAGATGGACAGCAAGATCGTggtggatatatatatatacatatatatatatatatatatatatatatatatatatatatatgctgtCAATTCCTTGGATTCAGGTATAAATAGGTGGGAGTTTGGAGGAATAATAGAAACATGTAAGATCCTGTTTCCTGAGAATAACTCTTTTCAGATTACACATATCAGTAGAGAGGTTAATGTTTTAGCTCATTATATTGCTTGTAATGCTTTACATCACATTATCTCTTATGTATGGACTGAGTCACACCTCCTTTTGTGGTTGGTCTTCCTCTTCCCGGGTGTTCTTGTGAGATTTATCAATAAAGTTTTCTcctaaattcaaaaataaaaaaagagttgAGCATATTGCAAATAAAGTTAATTAACGCATAATACTTGCGGCATGATTATGTTGTGTGCTCCAAAATTCCAAATACTGTACATATGCTTATTCGAAGTTAAAAAACGTGATGTCTAGATGGtcctaatatttaatttttgtggCATGTATGCGCCAAAATGTTTTGAGTtccatcattttattttataatattttgttcgAGTTACGCAACCTAATTTTACTTTCTATTGACGTCCAAAAATATATAgctaagtttttttttatatatagttaaGTTATATTATCCTTATCTTATCTCGTTCCACATGCTATTCAATCTCCACCTAGTTTATTGGAAACATACCATTCACATTTTCACATAAACTCAAAACATCATTTTCACATATATATCAAAGTTTCTAATTGTGTCCCATTTCGTAACAAAATGGTAATTAAAATGGATAATtaatggataatttttaaatttttttatgtcAACGATAAAAACGGTAAGTATgacttattttaaaaaaaattatttaaatggacaatctttaatttatttttactactATTTCAAAACCGACATTTTTAAAGTCCgctctctttttattttatatatagtaCTACCAAAATgtaataataaacaaaaaagataaaaacGGTAAGTATgacttattttaaaaaaaattatttaaatggacaatctttaatttatttttactactATTTCAAAACCGACATTTTTAAAGTCCgctctctttttattttatatatagtaCTACCAAAATgtaataataaacaaaaaaaatctcatACTCGTTATAAGCCCAATTAGggtacacataaaattgtgggataTTGGATCTCGATCTCCCGAATTAGATATTTATTCGATCAATAACATAAATATCTAATTCAACCgcgaaaaaaaaatgttaaatttcCTTTTTGAAACACTATGTATATAGCTATCCATAACCGTTTTCGTGATATCAACTATCAACCACAGCATTTCAGCAAGCAAAGTATACTTATAATTAGGCCATGGAAGAAACCGTTAACGATGTCGTAGCAGAGCCGCCGTCATGGGCGGAGCTCCTCGGCTGCAACAACTGGGAAGGCCTTCTGGACCCCTTAGACCTCTCCCTCCGccgcttcctcctcctctgcgGCGACTTCTGCCAGTGCACCTACGACGCCTTCGACGACGACGACAACTCCCCCTACGCCGGCTCCTCCCGCTACGGCGAGAAATCCTTCTTCCACAAGGTCAAGTtcccctccgcctccgcctATCAGATCTCCTCCTTCCTCTACGCCACCGCCACCCTCGACATCCCCGTCACCCCCGACCGCGAGACCAGCTTCATCGGCTACGTCGCCACCTCCGCCTCCACCCTCCCCGGCGGCCGCGGCGAGATCTACGTCGTCTGGCGCGGCACCAAGACCAACAAAGAGTGGATCGACGTCGCGCACTTCGAGCCCGTCCCCGCTTCCGCCATCACCCCCGCCGCCGACCCCGCCCCCAACGTCATGGACGGCTGGCTCAGAATCTACACCTcctcaaaccctaattcccaATCCCAAACCCTCAGCGCCCGCGATCAGCTCCGCGCCCAGATTCTTCAACTTCAAGGTCTCTACAAAGATGAAAACCTCAGCATAGTCGTGACGGGGCACAGCCTGGGCGCGGCGCTGGCCGTGCTCTCGGCGTTCGACCTCGTCGAAAACGTCGTCGTCCCCGACATCCCCGTGACGGCCGTCGTCTTCGGCTGCCCGCGGGTCGGGGACGGCGCGTTCGTGGAGAGGCTGCGGACGCACCGCAACCTCAAGATCCTGCACGCGAAGAACGTGCTCGACCCGATCCCGTTCTACCCGCAGGGATTCGGGTACAGCGGCGCCGGCGTGGAGATGGTGGTGGACAGCAGGAAGTCGCCGTGGCTGCGGGTGATTCCGAAGGATTTGATGGACTTCCATAACTTGCAGGGGATGCTGCACGTGGTGGCGGGGTGGCACGGGGAGGAGGGGGAGTTCGAGGTGGCGGTGAAGAGGAGCTTGGCGTTGGTGAATAAGTCGTGCGCGTTTCTGAAAGATGAGTGTAAAATCCCGGGGTCGTGGTGGGTGGCGGAGAATAGAGGGATGATGCTTAATGAAGAAGGGGACTGGGTTTTGAAGCCGCCGCTC harbors:
- the LOC131009150 gene encoding phospholipase A1-IIdelta-like; this encodes MEETVNDVVAEPPSWAELLGCNNWEGLLDPLDLSLRRFLLLCGDFCQCTYDAFDDDDNSPYAGSSRYGEKSFFHKVKFPSASAYQISSFLYATATLDIPVTPDRETSFIGYVATSASTLPGGRGEIYVVWRGTKTNKEWIDVAHFEPVPASAITPAADPAPNVMDGWLRIYTSSNPNSQSQTLSARDQLRAQILQLQGLYKDENLSIVVTGHSLGAALAVLSAFDLVENVVVPDIPVTAVVFGCPRVGDGAFVERLRTHRNLKILHAKNVLDPIPFYPQGFGYSGAGVEMVVDSRKSPWLRVIPKDLMDFHNLQGMLHVVAGWHGEEGEFEVAVKRSLALVNKSCAFLKDECKIPGSWWVAENRGMMLNEEGDWVLKPPLDDDCPAVPE